One Danio aesculapii chromosome 13, fDanAes4.1, whole genome shotgun sequence DNA window includes the following coding sequences:
- the LOC130240078 gene encoding uncharacterized protein LOC130240078, with protein sequence MSSAMSEMRYFSIPSLDLECLLSVKAKIRQEGLLDSYLRNSLDFSIQTLEAFPASKRREVSLTLEGERHLVRITAGAPVLFYTVHLGSNAPRFLQKTHPETRLTTSSLTESHFDGHRCCDELESCLEQARKALRNEEDKNPSVLDHMELKITCGELHLTYSTHQPLHTIHIQPRCRVYLGKTLSLEKILEMKTHLEKSGQMQKDLLVCFQHLLQHSDQYQEENARIVLQGDGEMLEFVTGRAENHTTQYFIFTDAQNKAHSQMVQDMELWEYD encoded by the coding sequence GAGATATTTCTCCATACCCTCTCTTGATCTGGAATGTCTCCTGTCAGTGAAAGCTAAAATCCGTCAGGAAGGATTGCTGGACTCATACCTGAGGAACAGCCTTGACTTCTCCATCCAGACCCTGGAGGCCTTTCCTGCATCCAAGCGGCGTGAAGTCTCTCTAACCCTGGAAGGAGAGCGCCACCTGGTGCGTATCACTGCTGGGGCACCTGTCCTGTTCTACACAGTACACCTAGGCTCAAATGCACCACGATTCCTTCAAAAGACCCATCCAGAAACCCGCCTCACAACCTCCAGCCTGACAGAGAGCCATTTTGATGGACATCGCTGCTGTGATGAGCTGGAAAGCTGCCTGGAGCAGGCCAGAAAAGCCCTGAGAAATGAGGAGGACAAAAACCCATCAGTTCTGGATCACATGGAGCTCAAGATCACTTGTGGAGAGCTGCACCTGACATACAGCACCCATCAGCCTCTACACACCATCCACATTCAGCCACGCTGCAGAGTCTATCTGGGCAAAACATTGTCTCTAGAGAAGATCCTAGAGATGAAGACGCACCTGGAGAAAAGCGGACAGATGCAGAAAGACCTGCTGGTGTGTTTTCAGCACTTGCTGCAGCATTCTGACCAATATCAGGAGGAGAACGCTCGTATTGTGCTTCAGGGTGACGGGGAGATGCTGGAGTTTGTCACTGGCAGAGCAGAAAACCACACAACCCAGTACTTCATCTTCACTGATGCTCAGAACAAAGCTCACAGCCAGATGGTGCAGGACATGGAGCTGTGGGAGTATGATTAA